The Eubacteriaceae bacterium Marseille-Q4139 genome has a window encoding:
- a CDS encoding IS110 family transposase — protein sequence MNCVGIDVSKGKSMIAVMRPFGEVVVSPFEVRHTASELSKLAGLLKSLDGETRVVMESTGNYHAPVAWLLHDAGLYVSVVNAMLVHDYGNNSLRRGKTDKKDAVKLANYGLDHWLTLPRYVPEEDTRLMLKTCYRQYQQYSKVQTMLKNNLISLLDTTFPDANRLFTSPPRTDGSEKWVDFVAAFWHCECVCGLSEKAFAAKYQKWCRKHGYHFSEDKALDIYASACGHFGVMPKTDTAKLLVEQAIFQLRATSAALAALKQEMQSLAASLPEYPVVMEMFGVGPTLGPQLMAEIGDVRRFHSKKALVAFAGIDAPPYQSGQMDVRSRSISKRGSAALRRTLFLVMGVYLQSAPMGEPVYQFMDKKRSEGKPYRVYMMASANKFLRIYYASVTAYLNTQTQA from the coding sequence ATGAACTGTGTTGGCATTGATGTTTCCAAAGGGAAAAGCATGATCGCCGTCATGCGGCCCTTCGGAGAAGTGGTGGTTTCACCCTTTGAAGTGCGCCACACCGCCAGTGAACTGAGCAAGCTGGCAGGGTTGCTCAAAAGCCTGGACGGTGAGACCCGTGTGGTGATGGAATCCACGGGTAATTACCACGCGCCGGTGGCCTGGCTGCTCCACGACGCGGGGCTTTATGTCTCCGTAGTCAATGCAATGCTGGTGCATGACTACGGGAACAACAGTTTAAGACGTGGCAAGACCGACAAGAAGGATGCCGTGAAGCTGGCCAACTACGGCCTTGACCACTGGCTCACACTGCCGAGATATGTCCCGGAAGAGGACACCCGGCTCATGCTGAAGACCTGCTACCGGCAGTACCAGCAGTATTCCAAAGTACAGACCATGCTGAAGAATAACTTAATCTCCCTGCTGGACACTACTTTTCCAGATGCAAACCGCCTGTTTACCAGTCCGCCCCGCACCGATGGCAGTGAGAAATGGGTAGACTTTGTGGCTGCTTTTTGGCATTGCGAGTGCGTCTGTGGCCTGTCTGAGAAGGCCTTTGCCGCCAAGTACCAGAAGTGGTGCAGAAAGCACGGCTACCATTTCAGCGAAGATAAGGCGCTGGACATTTATGCCTCCGCCTGTGGACACTTCGGAGTTATGCCGAAAACGGATACAGCAAAACTTTTGGTAGAACAGGCCATTTTCCAACTCCGGGCAACTTCTGCCGCATTAGCTGCTCTCAAGCAGGAGATGCAGTCCCTGGCGGCTTCTCTGCCGGAGTATCCTGTGGTGATGGAGATGTTTGGTGTTGGTCCAACCCTCGGACCTCAACTCATGGCTGAAATCGGCGATGTGCGCCGATTCCACTCCAAGAAGGCTTTGGTCGCCTTTGCGGGCATTGACGCCCCACCTTACCAATCCGGACAAATGGATGTCCGTAGCCGCAGCATCTCCAAGCGTGGTTCCGCTGCTTTACGCCGGACACTATTCCTTGTGATGGGCGTTTATCTGCAAAGCGCCCCTATGGGCGAACCTGTATACCAATTCATGGACAAAAAACGTTCCGAGGGAAAGCCTTACCGGGTCTACATGATGGCGTCTGCTAACAAGTTCCTGCGTATTTATTACGCCTCGGTAACTGCTTATCTAAACACACAGACACAGGCCTAA
- a CDS encoding SIR2 family protein: MRDEIIQILSNAPALPVLFVGSGLTRRYLGLPNWEGLLRLYCVKSPYEYYYSKAERECRECPDMIYPKIADYIEADFNDAFFTEDKYAENRKTHAEDIAAKVSPFKFCIADYFKEKSEAIQEKYSDEITLFREIGNKNISCIITTNYDLFLENNFGKDHFQPYIGQNELLFSTIYEVAEIYKIHGCCSKPDSIVINSHDYDLFVRKSAYLSSKILTLFLERPIIFLGYSVSDPNIRRILRSISECLENSQLEQLKKRLIFIEWTEDPKEEGISERQFDFDNGKTIIMENIKLFDYSILYSAILDNTVKYDVKALRRIKSQLYELVKTNKPTEKLYVATNIEDDSQDIDFVVGVGVYGKFGKVGYRGIKAEELYLYAIGQSDLQYDDDMILKEAIPYLYNGRTIWPVRQFVSRCQSIDCINDKVKFSLDKTSKDLLSFAQKESIKKRGYTGLPCVVDYYRQYGLSKTISTIFTSDFSKINPDDLLQFIKLALEDEPALLSITGKGHQSRSNFKKCITLWDILVYSTPAKQRIAELSDDSNVS; encoded by the coding sequence ATGAGAGATGAAATTATTCAGATTTTGTCTAATGCACCTGCACTACCAGTTCTTTTTGTTGGATCTGGACTCACACGAAGATACTTAGGGCTTCCTAACTGGGAAGGTCTCTTACGGCTATATTGTGTCAAATCACCGTATGAATATTATTATAGCAAGGCCGAGCGAGAATGCAGAGAGTGCCCGGATATGATTTATCCTAAAATCGCAGATTATATAGAGGCTGATTTTAATGATGCCTTTTTTACAGAGGATAAATATGCCGAAAATCGAAAAACTCATGCTGAAGATATTGCTGCAAAAGTTTCTCCGTTTAAGTTTTGTATTGCAGATTATTTCAAAGAAAAAAGTGAGGCAATTCAGGAAAAATATTCTGATGAGATAACGCTATTCAGGGAAATTGGCAATAAAAATATCAGTTGTATTATTACTACTAATTATGACCTATTTCTTGAAAACAATTTTGGGAAAGACCATTTTCAACCGTACATTGGCCAAAATGAATTGCTGTTTTCTACAATTTATGAAGTTGCAGAAATATACAAGATACATGGGTGTTGTTCAAAGCCGGATTCTATAGTAATTAACTCACATGATTATGACTTGTTTGTTCGTAAAAGTGCATATTTAAGTTCAAAAATATTAACTCTTTTCTTAGAGCGCCCTATTATTTTCCTTGGATATAGTGTTAGCGATCCCAATATTCGCCGCATATTGCGTTCTATTTCAGAGTGCCTTGAAAACAGCCAATTGGAGCAGTTGAAAAAGAGACTGATTTTTATCGAGTGGACAGAAGACCCAAAAGAAGAAGGAATCAGCGAAAGACAGTTCGACTTTGATAACGGAAAAACGATAATTATGGAGAATATTAAACTGTTTGATTACTCCATATTATATTCAGCCATTTTAGATAATACGGTGAAATACGATGTAAAAGCTCTTCGCCGTATAAAAAGTCAGCTGTATGAATTGGTAAAAACAAATAAGCCTACAGAAAAATTATATGTTGCTACAAATATTGAAGACGATAGTCAAGATATTGATTTTGTCGTAGGTGTTGGGGTTTATGGTAAATTCGGAAAAGTCGGCTATAGAGGAATAAAGGCAGAGGAATTGTATCTATATGCCATAGGTCAATCGGATTTGCAGTATGACGATGACATGATTTTGAAGGAGGCAATTCCTTATTTGTATAATGGACGCACAATTTGGCCTGTAAGACAATTTGTCAGCCGCTGTCAATCAATCGACTGCATAAATGATAAAGTAAAATTCTCTTTGGACAAAACCAGTAAAGATTTGCTCTCATTTGCTCAAAAGGAGTCCATTAAAAAAAGAGGATATACTGGCCTTCCTTGTGTAGTTGATTATTATAGGCAGTATGGGTTGAGCAAAACAATTTCAACTATTTTTACAAGTGATTTTAGCAAGATAAATCCGGATGATTTGTTGCAATTTATAAAATTGGCGCTAGAAGATGAACCTGCCTTGCTGTCTATAACCGGTAAAGGCCATCAATCAAGATCAAATTTCAAAAAGTGCATCACCCTTTGGGATATTCTCGTTTATTCAACACCCGCAAAACAAAGAATAGCAGAATTATCAGACGATTCAAATGTGAGCTAA
- a CDS encoding recombinase family protein produces the protein MSRKKQVNQKITALYCRISLDDGGDNESMSISNQKLMLKEFAEKNGMFQYEYYVDDGYTGRNFNRPAFQRMIADIEAGKIGCVITKDLSRLGRNYIEAGSYIEIFFPKHNVRYIAITDGVDSLTRQEMDITPFKNILNDMYSRDISKKVLAGRMTRSRQGKFCGGQPPLGLMRDPEDRGHLILDPETAPVIRKIYDLALDGWGCMRIAKQLMEDKVPITRVKGNTACDVNYYAWGGARISHILRNPFYKGAHLVCRTHQKGIRSNTYDIIPREDWEIIEGCHEAIVTPEEWEQVQAIVDRRPPIMKGNACPFYNLFHGIIYCATCGKSMQVRYEKVGRTGKNRFTGEMREPIDKAYYICQTYNRLGKSACTSHKIEARDLYNLVLKDIQELAAMALKDADAFYQRLSSRMERRYMADASEMQKERERLEARNREIDDMFLSLYTDKAKGVISEQRFMKITAAMEQEQEENQHCLQELMRMLQQSDAQENEVRTFIREIRQYATIQELDETVLNRLINRILVGEVKKIDGQKIQKVKIVYNFVGEIPVNEPVRTDR, from the coding sequence ATGAGCAGGAAAAAACAAGTCAATCAGAAAATTACAGCCCTCTATTGCCGTATTTCTCTGGACGATGGCGGCGATAACGAGAGTATGAGTATCAGTAATCAGAAACTTATGCTCAAGGAATTTGCCGAGAAAAATGGGATGTTCCAGTATGAGTATTATGTGGACGATGGTTACACAGGCCGTAATTTCAATCGCCCAGCTTTTCAGCGTATGATTGCCGATATCGAGGCTGGTAAAATCGGTTGTGTCATTACCAAAGACCTGTCCAGACTGGGAAGAAATTATATCGAAGCCGGCAGCTATATTGAAATCTTCTTCCCCAAACACAATGTCCGCTATATCGCCATTACGGATGGCGTGGACAGTTTGACCCGTCAGGAAATGGACATCACGCCCTTCAAGAATATCCTGAACGATATGTATAGCCGGGATATTTCCAAGAAAGTGCTGGCGGGGCGTATGACCCGTTCCCGACAGGGAAAGTTCTGTGGCGGACAGCCTCCCCTGGGGCTGATGCGTGACCCGGAGGATCGGGGGCATTTGATCCTTGACCCGGAGACTGCGCCGGTGATTCGCAAAATCTATGACCTGGCACTGGATGGCTGGGGCTGTATGCGGATTGCCAAGCAGTTGATGGAGGACAAGGTTCCCATCACCAGAGTAAAAGGAAATACCGCCTGCGATGTCAACTACTATGCGTGGGGCGGCGCAAGAATTAGCCATATCCTGCGTAACCCCTTTTATAAGGGCGCTCATCTGGTTTGCCGGACACACCAGAAAGGGATTCGCTCCAACACCTATGACATTATTCCCCGTGAGGACTGGGAAATCATTGAGGGTTGTCATGAAGCGATTGTGACACCGGAGGAATGGGAGCAGGTACAGGCAATCGTAGATCGCAGGCCACCTATTATGAAAGGCAATGCCTGCCCCTTCTACAATTTGTTCCACGGCATTATCTACTGCGCCACCTGTGGGAAATCCATGCAGGTGCGGTATGAGAAGGTCGGCAGAACTGGCAAAAACCGCTTTACCGGCGAGATGCGGGAACCGATTGACAAGGCGTATTATATCTGCCAGACCTACAACCGGCTGGGCAAAAGCGCCTGCACCAGTCACAAAATCGAAGCCAGAGATTTGTATAATCTCGTCCTGAAAGATATTCAGGAACTGGCAGCGATGGCACTCAAAGATGCAGATGCCTTTTATCAGCGGTTGAGCAGCCGAATGGAGCGCCGATATATGGCGGATGCTTCCGAGATGCAGAAAGAGCGTGAACGCCTGGAAGCCAGAAACCGGGAAATTGACGATATGTTCCTGAGCCTTTATACCGACAAGGCCAAAGGCGTGATCTCTGAGCAGCGGTTTATGAAGATAACCGCCGCTATGGAGCAGGAGCAGGAAGAAAATCAACACTGTTTGCAGGAACTGATGAGAATGCTTCAGCAGTCCGATGCTCAGGAAAATGAAGTCCGCACCTTTATCCGGGAAATTCGGCAGTATGCCACCATTCAGGAGCTGGATGAAACCGTACTGAACCGCCTGATCAACCGTATTCTGGTGGGCGAGGTCAAAAAGATAGACGGCCAGAAGATTCAGAAAGTCAAGATTGTCTACAACTTTGTTGGGGAAATCCCAGTGAATGAACCTGTTAGAACTGACCGTTGA
- a CDS encoding virulence-associated protein E, whose protein sequence is MTVDEVQESLSTTEKGQPANTIGNCRTVFCQDPLLRGAIRLNLLTDRVDIVRDLGWRRSTSALTDTDVKYLLLYFEQNYGLTSEKKLMAALSIVANENCYHPIQDVLNSLVWDGKPRISSCLHHFLGADESNYVEEMLKHFLLGAIRRVFHPGSKYEELLCLVGGQGAGKSTFFRFLAIQDEWFSDDLKKLDDDKVFAKLQGHWIIEMSEMLATSNAKSIEEIRSFISRQKETYRTPYETQPKDRLRQCVFGGSSNTLDFLPLDRAGNRRFLPVMIYPEKAEVHILEDEAASREYLLQVWAEAMTIYRSGEYSMKFSKEIQRQLVEVQKDFMPEDTEAGQIQGFLEHYTGNVVCSKQLFKEALGHAFEEPKRWQLHNINEIMNTVVIGWKPFSNPRMFAGYGRQRGWEREISDNEPPDNEGGFVELSEEQVRQLELPKEWIA, encoded by the coding sequence TTGACCGTTGATGAAGTGCAGGAAAGCCTTTCCACGACGGAAAAAGGACAACCGGCTAACACCATTGGAAATTGCCGCACGGTGTTTTGCCAAGATCCGCTTTTGCGGGGCGCAATCCGGCTGAATCTGCTGACCGACCGTGTTGATATTGTGCGGGATCTGGGCTGGCGCAGAAGTACCAGCGCCCTGACTGATACCGATGTCAAGTATCTGCTCCTTTACTTTGAGCAGAACTACGGTTTGACCAGTGAAAAGAAGCTGATGGCGGCGCTCTCCATCGTGGCAAACGAAAACTGCTATCACCCCATTCAGGATGTGCTGAACAGTCTGGTGTGGGACGGCAAGCCCCGGATAAGCTCCTGTCTGCATCACTTTCTGGGGGCAGATGAGAGCAACTATGTGGAAGAAATGCTCAAACACTTCCTGCTGGGAGCCATCCGCCGGGTGTTCCATCCAGGTTCCAAATATGAGGAGCTGCTCTGTCTGGTGGGCGGCCAGGGAGCCGGAAAGTCTACCTTCTTTCGCTTCCTGGCTATACAGGATGAGTGGTTCTCTGACGACCTGAAAAAGCTGGATGATGACAAGGTGTTTGCCAAGCTGCAAGGCCACTGGATCATCGAGATGTCAGAGATGCTGGCCACCAGCAACGCCAAGAGTATCGAGGAGATCCGCTCCTTTATCAGCCGCCAAAAGGAAACCTATCGCACCCCCTATGAGACCCAGCCCAAAGACCGGCTGCGGCAGTGCGTGTTCGGTGGTTCCTCCAACACGCTGGACTTTTTACCCCTTGACCGGGCCGGAAACCGGCGGTTTCTGCCAGTGATGATTTACCCAGAGAAAGCGGAGGTTCACATTCTGGAGGACGAAGCCGCTTCCAGGGAATATCTGTTGCAGGTATGGGCGGAGGCTATGACCATTTACCGCAGCGGAGAGTATTCCATGAAGTTTTCAAAGGAGATTCAGAGACAGCTGGTGGAGGTTCAGAAAGACTTCATGCCGGAGGACACCGAGGCTGGGCAGATTCAGGGCTTCCTGGAACACTACACCGGCAATGTGGTCTGCTCCAAACAGCTGTTCAAGGAAGCGTTGGGACACGCCTTTGAGGAGCCGAAGCGCTGGCAGCTGCACAACATCAACGAGATCATGAACACGGTGGTGATTGGCTGGAAGCCCTTCTCTAACCCCCGGATGTTTGCTGGATATGGGCGGCAGCGTGGCTGGGAACGGGAGATTTCCGACAACGAACCGCCCGACAACGAAGGTGGGTTTGTAGAGCTGAGCGAGGAACAAGTCCGCCAGCTGGAGCTGCCAAAGGAGTGGATTGCCTGA
- a CDS encoding serine/arginine repetitive matrix protein 2, which translates to MKLTRHNGRSGKHGTYNPRHNDRRFDVENSEHIDAQRAKKNVYWDCYRGFTTPELRENPEQPDFSFEEIERMYYYEHYSDHVDAQNARNEKTRHTERNRTVEDLLKNNKTCPEESIYQIGTMEESVPPGTLALIVSEFYEEFERRFGSHIHILDWALHLDEGTPHIHERHVFDCKNRYGELCPQQEKALEELGFELPDPSKPKGKHNNRKQTFDAVCRTLLFDISRKHGVHLEQEPSYGGRAYLEKQDYILMKQKEQLAAQEQKLEELTLKIEDVETLVEEVSDIAYDKAVEVVTDAVRLETHKEDIRLVEETKNWVLSPERKAPQKEREYAAARLDGVISKIKNAMQSALTKIQKKLMQPEVKQAGKQQIQEKAKESILAFLKKAKQDSAQREYNRKKQREKQDIEL; encoded by the coding sequence TTGAAACTGACACGGCACAACGGACGATCCGGCAAGCATGGAACCTATAATCCCCGGCACAATGACCGCCGGTTTGATGTGGAAAACAGCGAACACATTGATGCCCAGCGAGCCAAGAAAAATGTGTACTGGGACTGCTACCGTGGCTTCACTACCCCCGAACTTCGGGAGAACCCGGAACAGCCGGATTTCAGCTTTGAAGAAATTGAGCGGATGTATTACTACGAGCATTATTCCGACCATGTGGATGCCCAGAATGCCCGGAACGAGAAAACACGACACACCGAGCGCAACCGCACGGTGGAAGATCTTTTGAAAAACAACAAGACCTGCCCAGAGGAAAGTATTTACCAGATTGGCACCATGGAAGAATCCGTTCCACCGGGTACTCTGGCACTCATTGTCAGCGAATTTTACGAGGAGTTTGAACGGCGCTTTGGTTCCCATATCCACATTCTGGACTGGGCGCTGCATCTGGATGAGGGTACGCCTCACATCCACGAGCGCCATGTGTTTGACTGCAAAAACCGGTATGGGGAGTTGTGCCCCCAGCAGGAAAAGGCGCTGGAGGAACTGGGCTTTGAATTGCCTGATCCGAGTAAGCCCAAGGGCAAACACAACAATCGAAAACAAACCTTTGATGCAGTATGCCGCACGCTGCTCTTTGACATCAGCCGCAAACATGGGGTGCATTTGGAGCAGGAGCCGTCCTATGGTGGGCGGGCGTATCTGGAGAAACAGGACTATATCCTGATGAAGCAAAAGGAGCAGTTGGCCGCCCAGGAACAGAAGCTGGAGGAGCTGACCCTGAAAATCGAGGATGTGGAAACACTGGTGGAGGAAGTTTCGGATATTGCCTATGACAAGGCGGTGGAGGTTGTCACCGATGCTGTCCGGCTGGAAACCCATAAGGAGGATATCCGGCTGGTGGAGGAAACGAAAAACTGGGTACTCTCGCCGGAACGGAAAGCGCCGCAAAAAGAGCGTGAGTATGCCGCTGCCCGGCTGGATGGAGTGATCTCCAAAATCAAAAATGCCATGCAGTCTGCGCTGACAAAAATCCAGAAGAAGCTGATGCAGCCGGAGGTCAAGCAGGCTGGTAAACAGCAGATTCAGGAAAAGGCCAAGGAATCCATTCTTGCTTTCCTGAAAAAAGCCAAGCAGGATAGCGCACAGAGAGAATACAACCGGAAAAAGCAGCGGGAAAAACAGGATATAGAGCTTTAA
- a CDS encoding molecular chaperone, with protein sequence MTKLSKYEKETIINWNEAEDTASIYTFNADLKRRLAEFSRKYPQLCWLERSTTEGSVTYVMDKSRLSIRLVPPYSEERLAAAREYAKQHGFQVLRTDKESA encoded by the coding sequence ATGACGAAGCTGTCTAAGTATGAGAAAGAAACCATCATTAACTGGAACGAGGCGGAGGACACCGCCAGTATCTACACCTTTAACGCCGATCTAAAGCGCAGATTGGCCGAGTTCAGCCGCAAGTATCCCCAGCTATGCTGGTTGGAGCGCAGCACCACTGAGGGCAGCGTGACCTATGTGATGGACAAGTCCCGCCTGTCCATCCGTCTGGTGCCGCCGTACAGTGAGGAGCGGCTGGCCGCTGCCAGAGAATATGCCAAACAGCACGGATTTCAGGTCTTGCGGACGGACAAGGAGAGCGCCTGA
- a CDS encoding helix-turn-helix transcriptional regulator, producing the protein MHTKLSIPERLKDLRVVDKHLTLEQLAEQTGLSKSALSKYESDDYKDISPFAIATLAEFYGVSTDYLMGLSENKNHPNTELQALHLSDDMVTLLSSGKINNRLLCEIATHENFQRLMTDIEIFVDRIADMRIAQMNLVLEATRQEVIRSHAPGENDLYVRTLELGQVQESDFFSHTIHDDLDSIVQDIRQAHVTDRTTADPQPTFTEVKEKFDRAMQLGSNEERIIHEFCDQMQIPFDKIASEDFSAFMRILSLSKLLKNPNNMRGKPRPQAYHGTKKKKRK; encoded by the coding sequence ATGCACACAAAACTGTCTATCCCGGAACGGTTAAAAGACTTGCGGGTGGTGGATAAGCACCTGACACTGGAGCAACTGGCCGAGCAGACCGGGCTTTCCAAATCTGCTCTCAGTAAATATGAGAGCGACGACTATAAGGACATCAGTCCCTTTGCCATCGCTACGCTGGCGGAATTTTACGGGGTGTCCACCGATTACCTGATGGGGTTGTCGGAAAACAAAAATCACCCAAACACAGAGCTTCAGGCCCTGCATTTGAGTGATGATATGGTTACATTATTGAGCAGCGGAAAAATCAACAACCGGCTGCTGTGTGAGATTGCCACGCATGAGAACTTCCAGCGATTGATGACGGATATTGAGATTTTCGTTGACCGGATCGCCGATATGCGGATTGCCCAGATGAATCTGGTGCTGGAGGCCACCCGACAGGAAGTGATTCGCAGCCATGCGCCGGGGGAGAACGACCTTTATGTCCGCACGCTGGAGTTGGGACAGGTACAGGAAAGTGATTTTTTCAGCCACACAATCCACGACGATCTGGACAGTATCGTTCAGGATATTCGTCAGGCCCATGTCACCGACCGCACCACCGCCGATCCACAGCCGACCTTCACAGAGGTCAAGGAAAAATTTGACCGTGCCATGCAGCTGGGCAGTAACGAGGAACGGATAATCCACGAGTTTTGCGACCAGATGCAGATTCCCTTCGACAAGATTGCTTCCGAGGATTTCTCGGCGTTTATGCGGATATTAAGCCTGTCCAAGCTGCTGAAGAATCCCAACAATATGAGAGGGAAGCCCAGGCCGCAGGCATACCATGGAACAAAAAAGAAAAAGCGAAAATAG
- a CDS encoding very short patch repair endonuclease: MSDVMTPKQRSQTMSHIKGKNTSIEILLRKSLWHRGIRYRKNYKKLPGTPDIAITKYKIAIFCDSEFFHGHNWEIKKQKLGNNREYWIKKIERNMARDRENDLKLIAMDWVPIHFWGQEIQKHTDECVEAVEDLIFELQMMQFDGMIEDARDCVEDIK; this comes from the coding sequence ATGAGCGATGTAATGACTCCTAAACAACGCAGCCAAACAATGAGCCATATTAAAGGAAAAAACACCAGTATAGAGATTTTATTGCGAAAATCACTCTGGCATAGAGGAATACGATATCGGAAAAATTATAAAAAATTGCCCGGAACTCCAGATATAGCGATAACCAAGTACAAGATTGCCATCTTTTGTGACAGTGAATTTTTCCATGGCCATAATTGGGAAATCAAGAAGCAAAAACTGGGGAATAACCGGGAATATTGGATTAAAAAGATTGAGCGAAATATGGCACGGGATCGTGAAAATGATCTCAAACTGATTGCTATGGATTGGGTTCCTATACATTTTTGGGGGCAAGAGATACAAAAGCACACAGATGAATGTGTAGAAGCTGTCGAAGATTTGATTTTCGAGTTGCAGATGATGCAGTTTGATGGTATGATAGAGGATGCGAGGGACTGTGTTGAAGATATAAAATGA
- a CDS encoding XRE family transcriptional regulator: MTISEQIKVLCVRSNISVAELARRMGTTPQNFNSKMKRESFTVSDLEYLAETVGCSFERHFVLPDGEKI, encoded by the coding sequence ATGACGATATCAGAACAGATTAAAGTGCTATGTGTGCGCTCCAATATCAGCGTTGCGGAACTTGCAAGGCGAATGGGGACTACACCACAAAATTTCAATTCAAAAATGAAACGGGAAAGTTTCACAGTCTCTGACTTAGAATATCTGGCGGAAACGGTGGGGTGTTCTTTTGAGCGCCATTTTGTCCTTCCAGATGGTGAAAAGATTTGA
- a CDS encoding DNA cytosine methyltransferase, whose protein sequence is MDFLHYKNNTSNRDVISLFSGAMGLDIGLAKAGLNIVIGQDFDPACVATMRANGHKVLGGDIREIDAADLLEQVGLAQGEPFLICGGPPCQPFSTAGKRLGINDPRGSLFMDFIRMIDYIRPRFFIMENVKGIMSAPLKHTPLAERDKNDPEQHLGTVLDVILSEFNKLGYKTVYGVLDAVNYGVPQFRERFVLIGSRDNEDIFLPFPTHFQMHQDPAYRWRTLQDTIKDLEHDCGECAAFSKDRLAYLRLVPEGGNWRDLPEDVRMEAMGGAYGSGGGKVGFYRRLSYSQPSPTLVTSPVQKATMMCHPTQDRPLSIQEYARIQQFPDDWKFMGTSVAKYRQIGNAVPVGLATALGKAVLSVADQSAEIRTKRFRGTDIHQKLKQAIELGGSCYANK, encoded by the coding sequence ATGGATTTTCTGCATTACAAAAATAACACCTCAAACCGGGATGTGATTTCCCTTTTTTCCGGAGCGATGGGATTGGATATCGGCCTTGCAAAGGCGGGTCTGAACATTGTGATTGGACAAGACTTTGACCCTGCCTGCGTAGCTACTATGCGGGCAAATGGACACAAGGTATTGGGCGGAGATATCAGAGAAATTGATGCCGCAGATTTGCTTGAACAAGTTGGGCTTGCACAAGGAGAACCTTTCCTCATTTGCGGCGGACCGCCTTGCCAGCCGTTTTCCACTGCCGGAAAGCGGCTGGGAATCAATGATCCCCGTGGAAGCTTGTTCATGGATTTTATCCGGATGATTGACTATATCCGCCCCCGTTTCTTCATCATGGAAAATGTAAAAGGGATTATGTCTGCCCCGTTAAAACACACCCCTCTTGCGGAGCGTGACAAAAATGATCCTGAACAACACTTGGGGACGGTTTTAGATGTTATCCTCTCTGAATTCAACAAGCTTGGCTATAAAACTGTGTATGGGGTTCTGGATGCTGTAAATTATGGCGTTCCTCAATTCCGTGAACGGTTTGTTTTGATTGGAAGCAGAGATAACGAAGATATTTTTCTGCCATTCCCGACCCATTTTCAAATGCATCAAGACCCTGCTTATCGCTGGCGTACACTCCAGGATACCATTAAAGATTTAGAACATGACTGTGGAGAATGTGCTGCGTTCAGCAAAGACCGTCTTGCATATCTCCGCCTTGTTCCGGAGGGTGGGAATTGGCGTGACCTTCCGGAAGATGTAAGAATGGAGGCAATGGGTGGTGCTTATGGATCAGGAGGAGGAAAAGTGGGCTTTTACCGACGGCTATCCTATAGCCAGCCATCGCCTACATTAGTAACATCTCCTGTTCAGAAGGCAACAATGATGTGCCATCCAACCCAAGACCGTCCTCTTAGCATACAAGAGTATGCCCGTATCCAGCAGTTCCCTGATGATTGGAAATTCATGGGGACAAGTGTTGCGAAATACCGGCAAATTGGTAATGCCGTTCCAGTAGGGCTGGCAACAGCGTTGGGGAAAGCTGTGCTTTCTGTTGCAGATCAGTCTGCTGAAATCCGGACAAAGCGGTTCAGAGGGACTGACATCCATCAAAAGTTGAAACAAGCTATCGAATTAGGAGGAAGCTGCTATGCCAATAAATAA